The Pangasianodon hypophthalmus isolate fPanHyp1 chromosome 23, fPanHyp1.pri, whole genome shotgun sequence genome includes the window CAGAAACtatacaataatttttttttatcgttACTGAATCTTATATGATAGTTAGTAACTtagataaaacagttactgaataatgaatgaggaggactaactgaataataagcatAATACACTCTTACACCAGAAAAATGCTTCAGTCTGATGCAAAGGGTGGAAGGATAAGTCCTTTGACAGGATCTTCACAGcagatgaattttatttgcagaaGTAGCTGGAGAAATACGGGAGTCTAGTCAGGGTTCTGTTTCGGCCTTGTCAAGCAACTTGACTCCCTTCCTGTTTAACTACATGTGTGAAAATCTACCCAATATATAACAAGTTTTAGGTCATTTATGCCATAATATATAATGAGCTAAGCTTCTGTGAATGATAAAAAAGGTCTTCACATGACAATGTGTACCACTTATCTCCTTTCGTACATTCTATTCATTTATCTTATGGCGTGACAGATCAGGTCAGAAGATCCTGGTACAGAATACACTCAGAAATGCAAACCCCATTTCCGGAAAAGTTGGgatattttctaaaatgcaataaaaacaaaaatctgcaaTTTGTAAATTCTCTTGAATCTTTATTTAACtgacaaaagtacaaaaaatgACTTTCATGTTTTTGCTGACCAACTTGattgttttttgtaaatataaacaaatgttgAATTTGATGCCTAATAAGAATCAgcataaagagaataaaacagattttaagcaTGAGAGAaagtaaagcaaaataaaataattccacAAGTTAATGAATGACCTATTAAACTGTTCCTTggaaaattttctttttttttttttataacacgTCTCATTGCAATTtgatctttgtgtgtgtgtgtgcaagggtGTGCaagggtgtgtaagggtgtgtaagggtgtgtgtgtgtgtgtgtgtgtgtgtgtgtgtgtgttttctccaaCGTATATAGACATCATTGGAAATTTCATCATGATGCATCATTGTGAGAGTATAAATATGTCGACTTTACAGTGAATCTCTTATGAGTCTGTGCTGAAAAAGTCTCACTGCAGGACACGTGTGAAACTCGTCTGAAACATCATGTGTACTATGGTGATTGCTGGAGGCTGGAGTGAATGGAAGGAAGTTGATGATGAAGTGAAGAAAATCTGCTTGTTGGTAAACACCAGTTTATATTAATCTATAACCTGGTGATGAATCTGTTACCTGAAGACTGTAGGCTGCTTATAGAAAGATAGGAGATCACTAATTAGAAGCCAGAACGTAaagtttatttacatattattattattattattattattattattattattatcagctttgtgctttttgtgatttttaatcaGTGACCaatgttttaatttcagttaaaatcTGAAGCTGAGAAGAAGACTAAAAGGAAGTTTCCTGTTTACCTCCCCCTGACCTACCGACACCAGGTTGTGGCAGGATCAAACTACgaaatgaaggtgtgtgtgtgtgtgtgtttttattttatttcacctgTGTGTAATGTTATAATCTAAAACTTGtgatctttaattaatttagagGTTAATGTTccaaagatttttaaaaaatgacaatattAAGGAAACCTGAGagcaaagaaaatatgaaactgtgaaaattttaataaaattaaaacaccaTGTCAaggattttaaatgtgtttatgtggagcatctgccaaacacgtccctgtgaaagtcaacaccttctgaacaatcacagtaaatgtgtttctctctctctctctctgtctttttcaggTGTATGTGGGAAATGACTCGTGTCTTTTTCTGAAAGTTTTCCAAGGACTTGGTtctgatgctaaactggagctTCAGAAAGCTGCAGTGCTTCCACTGCCTAGCATCATTATCCATTAAAATCCCTGAATAATGATCTGTGTGTAATGAAATGTACTCTGCCATTGCTTCATGTTTATGgtaaagagaaataaacttaaagagaaaaataaacttcTACAAATGATCAGTATAAATGttggtttgagtgtttttttatgttcatgGTTTTCTCTAAAAATCTGTGGTTGTTTTTTCTAAagtataataatgtttttggCCTCTTTAGACTAATatgtagttttaattttaagtttattaaaatgtgtaccttataataataaaaataataataataataattattattattattattattgttattattattatgtgagtCTATGGTTTAAGTTAAATCCAGTCATTAAATCAGATGTTTGAAATCAGTTGAATGATGTGTAATGAACAGGAGTCGTTATTACTGACCTAACCCTACAGACAGCAGTGGACACTTGCAGTGCCAGTGAAGTGAGCCAAAGCCAATTGAAAACACTGCATGAAGTAACAGAAGTGCCCATGCATAAAATTCACAAGCAAAAGtgtgtgaaaaaggaaaaagaatgtGTACATCCAAAGAAAGATAAGTCACTAGCACAATGCACAACATGTGGatacaaacacaaaccaaaaaAGTGCCCTGCATACAGACAGATATGCAAAGCCTGTCACAAAAAGATTCattatgcaaagaaatgcaCGAGTCACACACAGAGCACCAACGTAAAATACATGGAATTGATCATGCAAGAGTAAGTCATGAGGAAATGCTCCTTGGAACAATAGAGATGAAAGAGACTGAACTGTACCAATCAGTGAGAAGgatggagtgaaaaaaaaaagaaatgcaaactGGACAAGAACAAAGGACTGAAACCCTCAAGCTAAACAACCAGATGCTGCTTGTAAAGCTAGACACAGGTGCAGATTGTAATGTCATGTCACTGAGAGATCTGGATGCATTGAAACTTGACAGAAATGACATGGGAAAATCACGATGAAAACTAGTGACGTATTCTGGCCACAAGATGTCGCCACTGGGTCAGCTGTTCCTTGAATGCCAATACAAGAACATGCTTTACACTCTGGAATGTCAAGTCAAAGTGCAAAATGCCTGTGCAATACTGGGCAGAGCATCGTGCTTCAAACTGAATCTAATAAAGAGggattttgtaaataaagaaaacaccaCAACAGACATTGAGTGAATTTGAAGTTTTATTCACAGGATTTTGTTGTGTTCCCGGAGTTCATTACTTTCAGACAAATCCTGAGGTCACAGAAGTGATTCATTCTCCCAGGAAAGTGTCTGCAAAAAGACACTGAAACAGAACTGAAACGCAGGGAAAAGATGGGTGTCATCAGAAAACAGACTGAGCCCACAGACTGGCTAAATAGCATGGAGACAAGAGTAAAACCCAACAAGATTAGGATCTGCATATGTAACTGTCTGTGTCACCACTGAGTTGTCATCACAAGAACACCTCCTCATTGTAATGAACTCATTCTTGCTGCACGTCTGGATGATTCTGAAGCACTTGATGGTTTTATGGGACCCCCAacgaacactcacacacacatgatttaaAGAGTTTACcgataaagaaaaaataatctcTTAGTGACTGTTTACTTCTGCAGACCACCACTCATCCACAGCATGAAAAGCTCCTCTCTTCAGAGGTCTCTCTTCaattctgtcttgtcagaattaagtaaaaggaagttaataagcatccagtttctaatgtcctttacaccttcctcaactttattaagctggtgtctgtcatctggctttgctgaaacatacaactgtgtatcatcagcgtaacagtggaagctaataccatgtttacgaataattttacccagaggtagcatatatatatagaaaagaacagagccttgcagaacaccaaactttaccttagaatgtgtagagaagtcaccatttacttctacaaactgataacgatcagtgaaataaaacctgagccaggagagggccgttcccttaacaCCTACAACAGCTGCTTACGTGAAtgtacgtttgacatggtgacgtggcaaggtgcatatactatgattaatacacattttaaatgagatgaggtaatgatctgagatagcttcagactgtggacatgaggttatattttctatatttaatccgaatgttagtattaagtcaagagtgtgaccaccactatgggtgggtcctattacattctgattaacccctacagaatctagaatggacacaactgctgttctcagagggtcttctggattatcaaaatgaatattaaagtctccaacagttaatgctttgtctaaagaaacaaccaggttagagatgaaatctgcaaattcacaaaggaattccaaatatggccctgggggtctgtaaataataattactggaatcacctgggtagacttattttttgtggttacgtatgttatgttagcaCAAAGAACTTCAAACACATTAAGTTTATGACTATGTTTTTGATTGACGTCTAGATTATCtatataaatgactgcgacgcctcctggAAGAAGTCAACTGGAATTCTGTCTGTAATGGATTGGCCAGTGTAATCACCAGGTCGCAACCTTATCAGCTGTTGTGGGAGCAGCTTGACCAGATGttacaaaaaaattccaagaTGGGTCAAATAAAATGatctctgattttattttaatttagttgATGATTTCTTGGCATCCAATTTTTAACATCCAGTATACACTCCTTGAGCCCTCCTTGAGCACTGTGttattttaaaagaacaaacaaaaggattttccataaatacctatacaatagaaataatagaaataatagaaacaataaaatagatctgtgtgtatgtacatatgctaGATTTctatttgtgtatgtatatgtgcagtATCCTTGGTATTTATATACCTGTGCAGTATTTGTGGAATGACAGTTAACtgttgaatgtgtgtttgtgggacTCAGCCAGTGGAGTAGGAGGTACTGGGTATTGTTGCATTGTGGAGTCTGATGGCTGATGGAATGAAAGAGCCCCCCAGATGTTTTGAGGCACATGGCTGGATGAATCTGTGGCTGAACGTGCTCCTGAGCCTCCTCATCTCAGCATAGAGAGGATGAGAAGGATTGTCCATGATAGCTTTCAGCTTCCCTCTCGTCCTCTTCTCAGTCGCTGCCTCCGCACTGTCAAGTTCTATCCCCACCACAGAGCTGGCCTTCCTCACCAGCTTGTGCAGTTTGTTGGCACCACAAGTCCCAGAGTTGTCTGACCAGTCACCCCAAGGAACTTGTAGGTGTCCACTATCTCCACTCCCTCCCCCCTTATGGTGACAGGGGTGGGGGGCCTCTTGCTGTGCTGGCAATCCACCTCCAAGTACTTGGTTTTCCAGATGTTGAGCTGGAGGTGGTTGCTGTTGCACCATCCTATAAAGCTTTCAATAAGGTCTCTGTACTCCACCTACTTATCATCTGTGATACAGCCAACAATGGAGGAGTCATCCGAGAACTTCTGTAGATGGTACATTCCTGAGTTGAAGCAGAAGTGTAGAACAAGAAGCTCTGTGAAGCAGGTGGCATCCTCCACACCAATGTCAGCCTGGTACACAAACTGCAGTGGATCCAGGCAGTCGCGTACCATGGGCCTGAGGTGCTGCAGAACCAGTCTCTCAGGGGTCTTCATTACATGTGACGGTAAGGCCACAGGTCTGAAGTTGTTGAGAGCGCTGGGATGTCATTTCTTGGGCACAGGGTCTACGCAGGATGTTTTCCATATCTTAAACACCTTCTTCAGCTTCAGGGAGAGGTCAAAAGGATGCCAAAACACTCCTGCCAGctgttccacacacacttcaagCACCCTCAGGTTGATGTTGTCAGGTCCTTTGGCCTTGGGTCTTAGTGAGCTGTTATCTCACCTGGCTGGTCGTTCTCATAATGACTGGGGtgggtggtggtgttggtggtgttggaggTGATGTTGTCTTcctgggtgattttttttcactcttatGTTTATCTCACCACTGTGaagacagtgtgtatgtatcAAACAATATGTATGAGAATATGGGACAATTATGTCCCTTATTGACTTAAAGGATGCAGCATTATGTTGTTCAATACAGGACAATCCTGTATTACAAAGGGATGGGCGGCAACTGTAGCAGCACTCCATCTTAGATTCTTCTTCATGCTAATGTTTAAATGGGTTATTTTCAGATGTGTAGCAAACATGTTTGGGTTAGAATGCACAtttagagagagtgagacaataCATTTGTGTGTACAGCTAGATGATAACTGGAAATACTTATAAACATAGACATGCAATTTGTTTATAATATCACTCTTTATGTatacaaaaaagtaaattttacacagacacgcacacactctataatactgtaaaaaaatactataaagtgaTAGTTTTCATCACACCCTGCACATGTTGTTAAACACCCGAATGttgttaatgctagctagctagtttaccGGTGCTGTGTTCATTAGCAGCTGTGCCAGTTGATTGATCTATAAGAACTTGCTAACTAACCAAGTGTGGAAAATGTAGCTAGCAATTTACTGCTTACCATAATCAGGAATATTCCATTATTAGACTCTTCTGTTTCGCTGtcatttgtgtgtttcagaaactaAACAATGTTTAAAGTGGCAACCAGAAGCTTCTATTTATTAGAGGATATGACAACACCGTCGCTGTGTGAAAGGTCCACTGTTTGCTTTAACAgttccatatacagtatatgtgcattgattctttttattaaaaggtTAATAAGAAACAGTTCAccctttaacaaaaaaaatatataattgtccAATAGCTGtagaaatagaatagaatgaaaTAGAATGTAGAAATTATAGAATCTAGAAATAATTGTGTTGAAAACATTTGTACACCCTGGTGATTTGGTGTTTATGTGGATTTTCTAAGTAAACATttggtatatttttaaaaattaaaaaatcagtGTGTAACAAACATCAAGGATGGCAAGGAGGAGGCGTGCGTCCTCACAGACCGGCCCCTCCATCCTCCTCGTCACACAGTGTAAAGTAAGTGCTTTCTTCAACAGAAAACTACACAAGACCATACGTACACACCACTACATGCTGAAATCAATGCTCTACAGAGTACACTGAGCAGCAGGCTCCTTCTGCCCTGGTGCTTTCTCAAATCTTTGTTATCATGGCAGATCACAACCAGGGCAGGAACCAGATGGTTCTGTCAAACTTGAAGATTAGCCAAAATTGCTAGATtgagttcaattcaatttaattttatttgtatagcgcttttaacaatggacatcatcacaaaaaagctttacagaaataaatacattcaaaataaattaaaccaaaataaattgtaaatgtgtgaatgtatccctaatgagcgagccagtggtgatggtggtgaggaaaaactccctgagacgatatgaggaagaaactttgagaggaaccagactcaaaagggaacccatcctcatctgggtgacacccgatagtgtgattataaatcattccctctataactgtgtactacatggtcaaatagtgcaattgtgcaaccaggaaattcattaccattttcacaagaagtccagtttgttaaaatctatccactgtccactgatggagacccgAGTGCAAAGCTGCTCGCAGCAACCGcatccccaaagccaccacagtacaactccccatatgacctgcagtccaaagccatctccacggcccccaagcaacaccatccccagcaatcctactgatcttcaggccatccatgtggggccaccccgaACAGCAGCAAGCGATCTCCAATCGATGAGAACTACAActagaagtagggcatcaggatggatcaggcaggtccagagagcggaaggggtcaggatcactggtatctcaggagtagcatgtgtagctcgacagagagtcagggagagatggagagagagggagagagagagggagagagattgttaggtaagcttttgtcctctaatggataaggacaatgtactctgcatgcagagtgcaagcagggactccggcaagactagctgtgacagcataactaaaagggagagccagaagctaacacagacatgagggcacactgggacataaagcagcagccactccaccgtcgacaaacctgagtgaacgtgtgagacactcacacacacgcgcactacaGTATAAacgaggatgggttctctgttgagtctggttcctctcaaggtttcttcctatcaccatctcagggagtttttccttgccaccgtcaccctgcttgctcatcagagacgtcatacacacacacttcactttacttttgtttgtgtaaagctgctttgagacaatgacctttgtaaaaaagctctatacaaataataatgaattgaattgaattgagagtgggggggcgacagcatccaaacatccccgttcaccacaacactctatgcctgtgaaaccctccagatcttctcctttacctaagaaaaaactattcacaaaaggcttgactaaacaaatatgttttcagccgagacttaaacactgagactgtgtctgagccccgaacacgaagtggaaggctgttccataactgtggggctttgtaagagaaagctctaccccctacTGTAGCCTTctctattcgaggtaccaacaaacaGCCTgaaccttttgatctgagtaggcgtgacggatcataaaagaccaaaagttcgctcaggtactgtggcgcgagaccattaaGTGCTTTATAAGTCAAtagcagtattttataatcaacaCAAGAtttgactgggagccaatgcagtgtggataagataggggggatgtggtcatatcttctggttctagtaaggattctcgctgctgcattctggactaactgaagcttgtttatgctcctactggaacatccagacagtaaggcattacaataatccaacctagaggtaacaaaagcatgaactaatttttctgcatcgtgtagtgacaatatatttcttatcttagcaatatttctgagatcaaagaaagcgatcctagtgatattatctacatgagcttcaaatgaaagactgaagtcaataatcacaccaaggtcttttactgctgcacatgatgaaacagaaaggccatccagagttatcaTCTAATCAGAAAGcgtacttctaactgcatgtggtcctagtacaagtacttctgtcttgtcagaattaagtacgAGAAAGTtaaaattatgaataattttgcccagaatTTACACACATCACAGTGTGTATAATTgataatatggtgaagttttctgtaaggagtttaTTTAATCTTCCCCAGTTTGATATTTTCTTTGTTCTCAGGTTTCCTAAATCTTCATTACTGCACTGTTTGGGAGTTTGTACAGATCAAAACAAGAGAATCAATTTCACAATAACACATTtcctcttctgcttcttcttcttattattattattattatgtgagtctatgattaaattaaatccaGTCAGCTGTTTGAAATCAGTTGAATGATGTGTAAAGAACAAGAGTtgtaattaatattcatttagtTAAGGAGTATTTTTAATTCCAGACCTGATGAATCCATGCGGAgggattaaaaataaacagactaCCGCAGTAAATCTTAATCCTTCACTGGGGACagaacagataaaaacaaactCCTCCATGTCCACATCATTACTGCACTGTTTGTACAGATCATTTAAGATATCAGATAAGACTCATTTTATCCACATTCCACTTCTTGTGATTCCTCTGGAGTTTGTCATGATAGAACCAGATggacatcaccagatgctgggtTTATTCCCTAGTGTTGTTCTTCCTTTATCGGTCATATATACATTacaataagtaataataagtaattctttattgtcattgtaacaATGGATGTACAACGAAATTGAGTGAGTACTCTCAGTgcagaaagtaaaataaaataaatagaataaataaaataaaaaaaaagaatattgaacagttaaaatattgcatttattttatatatggcctcaaaaaatattgcacagtTAAAATATTGCACCAACAAAGAGATATTGCAGAGTTGAAATATTGCACTTTCAGAAAATTGCACAGTTCAATTCCAAATTTcaaatgcaaaacattttacagtttggcATGAACATACACTGTTATTTGGCATTTACAGATTGTATAGCTACAGGGTAGAAGCTATTTCTCTATCAATTTGTCCTCGTTTTAAGGGATCTGTACCGTCTGTCTGACGGTAACAGATTGAACAGAGAGTGACCGGGGTGGGATGTGTCTTTGAttatgttttgcacttttttgagGCAGCGGGAAGTTTATAGATCCTCTAGGGTAGGGAGAGGGCACCCGATCATTTTCTCGGCAGACCTGACAACTCTCTGTAGTTGTTTTTTGTGTGCTGCAGTGCAGCTGGGAAACCAGACACAGAGGCAGTATGTGAGAATACTCTCGATGGTGGACCGGTAGGAGGACACCAGCAGACTCTGGGCGATGTTGTTCCTCCTGAGGATCCTCAAGAAGTAGAGTCTTTGCTGTGCCTTCCTCACCAGTTTTGTGGTGTTCACACCCCAGGTCAGGTCTTCCTCAATGAAAACTCTCAGAAAGCGGAAGTCTGTGACCCTCTCCACACAATCCCCGCCAATCAGTATTGGTTGAATGtcagttttatttctcctgAAGTCAATCACTAACTCCTTCGTCTTTGATGTATTCAGGAGCAGGTTGTTGTCTCTGCACCACTCTGACAGCCGCTGTGTCTCATCTTGGTAGGCAGACTCATCATCCCCTGAATTGAGTCCCACTACagtggtgtcatctgcaaatttaaaaatgttatttctgaCGTGGGCAGGGGTGCAGTCGTGTGTGTAGAGAGTATAGAGCAGGGGACTCAGTACGCATCGCTGAGGGGAGCCGGTGCTGAGGCTAATGGCTGTGGAAAGGTGATGGCCTACTTTAACCCTCTGTGGGCGTCCTGACAAGAAGTCTTTAATCCAAAGAcaatacagcacagtgaaattcttttcttcacatatcccagaagttggggtcagagcacagggtcatgATACAGTGTCCCTGGACCAGAAagggttaaaggccttgctcaagggccaaacagtggcagcttggtggtgctggggcttgtacccccaaccttctgatcagtaacccagagcttTGACCACTGAGCCATCGCTGCATAGTGTAGTGGGTGTCATGGAATGTAGTGGACTATAGAGATTGCAGTGGACTGTAGTGGACTATAGAGATTATAGTGGACTGTAGTGGACTATAGAGACTGTAGTGGACTATAGAGATTGTAGTGGACACCGGTGAGTGTAGTGGACTTGAAACACAATGCTGTGCAGTCCGGTGGTTCTTCAGGACTGGAGATAATCTCTGTTCTGTAGGGTATTGTGTATTAACAAAATCTTTGGGTTATATTTGTCAGTGCAGTTGTTTCATGTTTGAATcccattgttttatttatttattttttagaatgtCTAAATTTCTATTTAAAGCTCTTCATCCGATATCCACTGCTGAACCCAGATCTAATATCCCTCCTCGACGGCCGTGGGCGATTCCGGTCAGGAAGGGGGTATCTTCTCTCTCTGGCACAGGGACAGTCTTTCATCCCCGGCCCGAGCTCTGGAACCTTCATGTCTGGCCCCTGAGCGGGACCAACTAAGAGATGCTGGGCTTCCAGCCGATGTAGTAGAGACTATTCTAAGTGCTAGGGTTCCCTCCACTAGGAGAAGTTATACCCTCAGATGGCGTGTTTTCGAAAGTTGGTGTATGGCACACCAGGCAGACGCAATTCACTGCCAAATTGTTTCAGTGCTGGGGTTTCTGCAAGAGAAACTGTCCTCAGGCACATGTCCTGGTACTCTCAGAGTCTATGTGGCCGCTATTTCGGCTTGCCATGCTCTGATTGATGGGGTTTCTGTGGGAAGGCACCCTCTAGTTGCCCGCTTCATTCGTGGAGCCAAGCGGTTGAGGCCACCCACTAGAGCGACAATCCCTTCGTGGGACTTAGCTATAGTGCTCGAGGGTCTGGTTGACACCCCTTTTGAACCACTAGAGTCAGCGCCTCTCAGATTTCTGACCCTAAAGATGGTTTTTCTAATGGCTGTTACTTCTCTGAAGAGAATTGGGGATTTGCAGGCTCTGTCAGCCTCGCCATCCTGCCTAGACTTTGCCCCTGGGCTTGTCAAAGCTATTTTGTATACTATCCTAATTATCTTCCGAAGGTCCCATTCTCGACCATACATCCAGTTGTTCTTGAAGCCTTCTGCCCTCCGCCGTTCACGACACCGGAGCAAGAAATACTTCACTTACTGTGTCCAGTACGTCTCTCTTCAGATTTACATCCACAGCACTAGCCAGTGGCGTAAGTCGGAACAGCTTTTCATATGCTATGGGGGCCGCAACTGGGGGGCGGCTGCCACTAAGCAAACTATGTCACATTGGGTGAAGGATGCTATTGCCCTAGCCTACGAGGCGCGTGGTCAAGCTTTGCCTCTAGGAGTAAGTGCCCATTCAACCAGGGGGGTTGCGTCTTCTACGGCTTTGGCAAGAGGTGTCCCCTTGCAGCAGGTGTGTGATGCGGCATGCTGGTCCTCTCCGCACACATTTGTCAGATTCTATAGTTTGGATGTCCATGCTACTCCGGGCTCGCGTGTCCTTGAGTCAACATCCCACAGTCATGTCTGAGACCTCTTCAATGCTTATgcgcacacactacacaaccttGAGGGGTCCAGACACTTCCAGTGCGGTGGCGTTGGTATTCTCGTTCCCATGAAACGCAGCATCAAGAGTAGCTTTTGATAGGGAACGTCTCGGGTTACTTGACTGTAACCCTGTCCCCTGAAAAAGCGGGAATGAGATGCTGCGCCTCAATGCCGCACTGTTGGCGTGATTGGGCGTCTCTTCAGACAAGGTTTAACCTGAGGGTATGTCCGTTTCACGTCTATTTATAACCTGCAGGTGCACGTAATCAAATGTCGTCACCCACCGAGGTTATTTAAGCCAATTCTTGGTGTGTTTGGCACACTTGCTTCACAACCGGTCGAACAAAGAATGTTCTGATAAGCGTTATTGAAACGCAGCATCTCGTTCCCGCTTTTTCAAGGAACAGGGTTACAGTCAAGTAACCCGAGATGTTCAACACATTTACCTTCGATGACGATGTTGATgattttgaagtattaaaagaGCTGTTCTCA containing:
- the LOC117595881 gene encoding stefin-C, giving the protein MCTMVIAGGWSEWKEVDDEVKKICLLLKSEAEKKTKRKFPVYLPLTYRHQVVAGSNYEMKVYVGNDSCLFLKVFQGLGSDAKLELQKAAVLPLPSIIIH